A region from the Lysobacter sp. BMK333-48F3 genome encodes:
- the fdxA gene encoding ferredoxin FdxA, with amino-acid sequence MPFVVTENCIKCKYTDCVEVCPVDCFHEGPNFLVIDPDECIDCTLCEPECPINAIYPEDDVPAGQEAFVALNAELAQAWPVITTRKDSLPDAKDWEGKTGKLDLLER; translated from the coding sequence ATGCCCTTCGTCGTCACCGAGAACTGCATCAAATGCAAGTACACCGATTGCGTCGAGGTGTGCCCGGTCGACTGCTTCCATGAAGGCCCGAATTTCCTGGTGATCGACCCGGACGAGTGCATCGATTGCACCCTGTGCGAGCCGGAATGCCCGATCAACGCGATCTACCCCGAGGACGACGTGCCCGCCGGCCAGGAGGCCTTCGTCGCCCTCAACGCCGAGCTGGCCCAGGCCTGGCCGGTGATCACCACGCGCAAGGACAGCCTGCCCGACGCCAAGGATTGGGAAGGCAAGACCGGCAAGCTCGACCTGCTCGAGCGCTGA
- the dapA gene encoding 4-hydroxy-tetrahydrodipicolinate synthase, giving the protein MRLSGSITALATPFTAAGELDLDAWHKMLAAQLQGGTQALVVAGSTGEAAALYDAEYDTLLRTAVEAVAGRVPVLAGTGLSNTAKTIELTRRAAALGADAALVVTPPYVRPTQAGLIAHYRAIADDGALPLVLYNVPGRTGGDLLPQTVAALVDHPRIVGIKEAVAEGARMDALLAFKSEGFAVLSGDDPTACRAMLAGADGIVSVGSNVLPAAFRRLADLARAGRRDQAEAWDARLRPAYDFLGVEPNPIPVKALLAAQGLGHGLRLPLQSLSPAHDEAARRIAALVIELEHAGREPIAA; this is encoded by the coding sequence TTGCGACTTTCCGGCAGCATCACCGCGCTGGCGACGCCGTTCACCGCGGCCGGCGAACTCGACCTGGACGCCTGGCACAAAATGCTGGCGGCGCAGTTGCAAGGCGGCACCCAGGCGCTGGTCGTGGCCGGCTCGACCGGCGAGGCCGCGGCGCTGTACGACGCCGAATACGACACCCTGCTGCGGACCGCGGTCGAAGCGGTCGCCGGGCGCGTTCCGGTGCTGGCCGGCACCGGCCTGTCCAACACCGCCAAAACCATCGAACTGACCCGTCGCGCCGCCGCGCTCGGCGCCGACGCCGCGCTGGTGGTGACGCCGCCCTATGTGCGTCCGACCCAGGCCGGCCTGATCGCCCACTACCGCGCGATCGCCGACGACGGCGCCTTGCCGCTGGTGCTGTACAACGTGCCGGGCCGCACCGGCGGCGATCTGCTGCCGCAGACCGTGGCCGCCCTGGTCGACCATCCGCGCATCGTCGGCATCAAGGAAGCGGTGGCCGAAGGCGCGCGCATGGACGCCCTGCTGGCGTTCAAGTCGGAAGGCTTCGCCGTGCTCAGCGGCGACGATCCGACCGCGTGCCGGGCCATGCTCGCCGGCGCCGACGGCATCGTCTCGGTCGGCTCCAATGTGCTGCCGGCGGCGTTCCGCCGTCTCGCCGACCTGGCCCGCGCCGGCCGCCGCGACCAGGCCGAAGCCTGGGACGCGCGCCTGCGTCCGGCCTACGACTTTCTCGGCGTCGAGCCCAACCCGATCCCGGTCAAGGCGCTGCTGGCCGCGCAAGGCCTGGGCCACGGGCTGCGCCTGCCGCTGCAATCGCTGTCGCCGGCGCACGACGAGGCGGCGCGCCGCATCGCCGCGCTGGTAATCGAACTCGAACACGCCGGTCGCGAACCGATCGCGGCCTGA
- a CDS encoding glycine cleavage system protein R, giving the protein MLLAARKRGQVCCLIAATRARAAVHFRAFRSLAGAALTDSASRPSPNENHLLINAYTTHPESPLLSVTRRIADSGCNLVDARLSTVGRDVSVTALAVGSWDAVAKLEAMLARLEREEGLKLVWYRTGAKQVQSSLLPYVVEVVAADKPGILFQLADFFDRQGITIESLHCSRYRAMQTGADMFSAQITIGVPSSMHIAALRDDFLEFCDHLNLDAIMDPMKF; this is encoded by the coding sequence ATGTTACTTGCGGCCCGAAAGCGGGGGCAAGTATGCTGCCTTATAGCCGCGACCCGAGCCCGGGCCGCCGTTCATTTCCGAGCCTTCCGCTCCCTTGCAGGCGCCGCCTTGACCGATTCCGCTTCCCGGCCGTCGCCGAACGAAAACCACCTCCTGATCAACGCCTATACGACGCATCCGGAGTCGCCGCTGCTGTCGGTGACGCGCCGGATCGCCGATTCGGGCTGCAACCTGGTCGACGCGCGCCTGTCCACGGTCGGCCGCGACGTCTCGGTGACGGCGCTGGCGGTGGGCTCCTGGGACGCGGTCGCCAAGCTCGAAGCGATGCTGGCGCGGCTGGAGCGCGAGGAAGGCCTGAAGCTGGTGTGGTACCGCACCGGCGCCAAGCAGGTCCAGTCCAGCCTGCTGCCCTACGTGGTCGAAGTCGTCGCCGCCGACAAGCCCGGCATCCTGTTCCAGCTGGCCGATTTCTTCGACCGCCAGGGCATCACCATCGAAAGCCTGCACTGCTCGCGCTACCGCGCGATGCAGACCGGCGCGGACATGTTCTCGGCGCAGATCACCATCGGCGTGCCGTCGAGCATGCACATCGCCGCCTTGCGCGACGATTTCCTCGAGTTCTGCGACCATCTGAACCTCGACGCCATCATGGACCCGATGAAGTTCTGA
- a CDS encoding peroxiredoxin — translation MLDTGDHAYGKKAPALQLALSSGETVRLADYAGQWLVLYFYPKDSTPGCTTEGLDFNAALPKFKKLGATVLGVSRDSIRSHQNFCAKQGFKFDLVSDADESLCNAFGVIKEKNLYGRKYMGIERSTFLIDPKGVIVASWRPVKVAGHAQAVLDSLKEHSA, via the coding sequence ATGCTCGACACCGGCGACCACGCATACGGCAAGAAAGCGCCCGCGCTGCAGCTGGCCCTGTCCAGCGGCGAAACCGTCCGCCTCGCCGACTACGCCGGGCAATGGCTGGTGCTGTACTTCTATCCCAAGGACAGCACCCCGGGCTGTACCACCGAAGGCCTGGACTTCAACGCCGCGCTGCCCAAGTTCAAGAAGCTCGGCGCGACCGTGCTGGGCGTGTCGCGCGACTCGATCCGCTCGCACCAGAACTTCTGCGCCAAGCAGGGCTTCAAGTTCGACCTGGTCAGCGACGCCGACGAGTCGCTGTGCAACGCCTTCGGCGTGATCAAGGAAAAGAACCTGTACGGCCGCAAGTACATGGGCATCGAGCGCAGCACCTTCCTGATCGACCCGAAAGGCGTCATCGTGGCGTCATGGCGTCCGGTGAAAGTCGCCGGCCATGCCCAGGCCGTACTCGATTCGCTCAAGGAACACTCCGCCTAG
- a CDS encoding PhoH family protein produces the protein MTRSKRIYVLDTNVLMHDPTALFKFEEHDVYLPMQVIEELDNGKKGTSEASRNARQVSRFLNELIEAEGTAKIASGITLNRPQGLQLRGAQSIGKLRFQTSAFDAGKRFGAVIPDNHILGSILALKEAEPEVPVVLVSKDINLRIKASIAGIVSEDYENDRALDDFSLLYTGATALPEDFWQRHGKDLKSWTEKGRTYYELSRAPDDDWYPNQFLYLPGDDESELKVVKVGEERVTLQIVDDYRHNQHAVWGIIARNREQNFALNALMDPEIDFVTLLGTAGTGKTLLALAAGLAQTMDQQRYREIIMTRATVSVGEDIGFLPGTEEEKMTPWMGALTDNLEVLTHNQEGGAWGRAATNDLLASRIKIRSMNFMRGRTFLSRWLILDEAQNLTPKQMKTLITRAGPGTKIVCLGNVEQIDTPYLTETTSGLTYAVDRFKGWAHSAHVTLRRGERSRLADYASEVL, from the coding sequence ATGACCAGAAGCAAGCGCATCTACGTGCTGGATACCAACGTGCTGATGCACGATCCCACCGCGCTGTTCAAGTTCGAGGAGCACGACGTATACCTGCCGATGCAGGTCATCGAGGAGCTCGACAACGGCAAGAAGGGCACCTCGGAAGCCAGCCGCAACGCGCGCCAGGTCAGCCGCTTCCTCAACGAGCTGATCGAAGCCGAAGGCACCGCCAAGATCGCCTCGGGCATCACCCTCAACCGCCCGCAGGGGCTGCAGCTGCGCGGCGCGCAGAGCATCGGCAAGCTGCGCTTCCAGACCAGCGCGTTCGATGCCGGCAAGCGCTTCGGCGCGGTCATCCCGGACAACCACATCCTGGGTTCGATCCTGGCGCTGAAGGAGGCCGAGCCCGAGGTGCCGGTGGTGCTGGTGTCCAAGGACATCAACCTGCGGATCAAGGCCTCGATCGCCGGCATCGTGTCGGAGGACTACGAGAACGACCGCGCCCTCGACGACTTCAGCCTGCTCTACACCGGCGCGACCGCGCTGCCGGAGGACTTCTGGCAGCGCCACGGCAAGGACCTCAAGTCCTGGACCGAGAAAGGCCGCACCTACTACGAACTCAGCCGCGCGCCGGACGACGACTGGTACCCGAACCAGTTCCTGTACCTGCCCGGCGACGACGAATCCGAGCTCAAGGTGGTCAAGGTCGGCGAAGAGCGCGTCACCCTGCAGATCGTCGACGACTACCGCCACAACCAGCATGCGGTGTGGGGCATCATCGCGCGCAACCGCGAGCAGAACTTCGCCCTCAACGCGCTGATGGACCCGGAGATCGATTTCGTCACCCTGCTCGGCACCGCCGGCACCGGCAAGACCCTGCTGGCCCTGGCCGCCGGCCTGGCCCAGACCATGGATCAGCAGCGCTACCGCGAGATCATCATGACCCGCGCCACGGTCAGCGTCGGCGAGGACATCGGCTTCCTGCCCGGCACCGAGGAGGAAAAGATGACCCCGTGGATGGGCGCGCTGACCGACAACCTGGAAGTGCTGACCCACAACCAGGAAGGCGGCGCCTGGGGCCGCGCGGCGACCAACGACCTGCTCGCCTCGCGGATCAAGATCCGCTCGATGAACTTCATGCGCGGCCGCACCTTCCTCAGCCGCTGGCTGATCCTCGACGAAGCGCAGAACCTGACCCCGAAGCAGATGAAGACCTTGATCACCCGCGCCGGCCCGGGCACCAAGATCGTCTGCCTGGGCAACGTCGAGCAGATCGACACGCCGTACCTGACCGAGACCACCTCGGGCCTGACCTACGCGGTCGACCGCTTCAAGGGCTGGGCGCACAGCGCCCACGTCACCCTGCGCCGCGGCGAACGCTCGCGCCTGGCCGACTACGCCTCGGAAGTGCTGTAG
- a CDS encoding helix-turn-helix transcriptional regulator, which translates to MSALPERIRRARALSRTSQLALATAVGVQRSAVAQWERPSGSRPSMHHLLSIAKVTGVCLEWLGTGRGQVRPDDGAWTPALRPADYAQDDIEEECLSALRRLPFALRKQLVATISLMAKASADGNG; encoded by the coding sequence ATGTCGGCATTGCCTGAACGCATCAGACGCGCGCGCGCCCTGTCGCGCACTTCGCAACTGGCCCTGGCCACCGCAGTCGGCGTGCAACGCAGCGCGGTGGCGCAATGGGAACGGCCTTCGGGCAGTCGCCCTTCCATGCATCATCTGCTGTCGATCGCCAAGGTCACCGGCGTGTGCCTGGAGTGGCTGGGCACCGGGCGCGGCCAGGTTCGCCCGGACGACGGCGCCTGGACCCCGGCGCTGCGCCCGGCCGATTACGCCCAGGACGACATCGAGGAGGAATGCCTCAGCGCCCTGCGCCGGCTGCCGTTCGCCCTGCGCAAACAGCTGGTCGCGACCATTTCGCTGATGGCCAAAGCCTCCGCGGACGGCAACGGTTAG
- the thiD gene encoding bifunctional hydroxymethylpyrimidine kinase/phosphomethylpyrimidine kinase yields MTQRPVSALTIAGSDSGGGAGIQADLKTFAAHRVHGLSALAALTAQHTRGVSAVHVPDTGFLRAQIDACFDDFAIGAVKLGMLANAAVIHAVADALEHYRPARIVLDPVMVATSGARLLEPEALEALRGRLLPLASLVTPNLPEAELLLGRPIADRDGMRAAVDALFAIGARAVLLKGGHLADDGDVVDLFAHAGGVREIAHPRLSVEAHGTGCTLASAVAANLCRGLSLEQASAAAADYVHAALRGGYRPGRGEVLVLDHFGAAAHGRQ; encoded by the coding sequence ATGACCCAACGCCCCGTTTCCGCCCTGACCATCGCCGGCTCCGACTCCGGCGGCGGCGCCGGCATCCAGGCCGATCTCAAGACCTTCGCCGCACACCGCGTGCACGGGCTCAGCGCACTGGCCGCGCTGACCGCGCAACACACCCGCGGCGTGAGCGCGGTGCACGTGCCCGACACCGGCTTCCTGCGCGCGCAGATCGACGCCTGTTTCGACGACTTCGCGATCGGCGCGGTCAAGCTCGGCATGCTCGCCAACGCCGCGGTGATCCACGCCGTCGCCGACGCGCTGGAGCATTACCGCCCGGCCCGGATCGTGCTGGACCCGGTCATGGTCGCGACCTCCGGCGCGCGCCTGCTCGAACCCGAGGCCCTCGAAGCGCTGCGCGGCCGCCTGCTGCCGCTGGCGAGCCTGGTCACGCCCAACCTGCCCGAGGCCGAGCTGCTGCTCGGCCGGCCGATCGCCGACCGCGACGGCATGCGCGCCGCGGTCGACGCCTTGTTCGCGATCGGCGCGCGCGCGGTGCTGCTCAAGGGCGGCCATCTGGCCGACGACGGCGACGTGGTCGACCTGTTCGCGCACGCCGGCGGCGTGCGCGAGATCGCCCATCCGCGCTTGTCGGTGGAGGCGCACGGCACCGGCTGCACCCTGGCCTCGGCGGTGGCGGCGAACCTGTGCCGCGGCTTGTCGCTGGAACAGGCCAGCGCGGCCGCCGCCGACTACGTGCATGCGGCGCTGCGCGGCGGTTATCGGCCCGGCCGCGGCGAGGTGCTGGTGCTGGATCACTTCGGAGCCGCCGCGCATGGCCGACAGTAA
- a CDS encoding alpha/beta hydrolase produces the protein MADSKPPDHDQIALRAGDGHRWALLSRIPAQPRRSLLWLPALGVAARHYLPFAEALAARGVAVFVHEWRGNGSSSLRASRSVDWGYREVLLDDLPLSEAAAAAALPGVPRAIGGHSLGGQLACVRLGLMALHGQAVPQALWLVASGAPYWRAWPMPRKIGLSWVYRFLPWLARVNGVLPGRRVGFGGNEARSLIRDWARTGLSGRYAARGVGEDLEAGMAQVAIQARSVRLTDDWLVPRASQDFLLSKLPLAQIASTDMDAAALGARADHFAWMKQPEAVVAALLRDDPL, from the coding sequence ATGGCCGACAGTAAGCCCCCCGATCACGACCAGATCGCGCTGCGCGCCGGCGACGGCCATCGTTGGGCGCTGCTGAGCCGGATTCCGGCCCAACCGCGCCGCAGCCTGCTGTGGCTGCCCGCGCTCGGCGTCGCCGCGCGCCACTACCTGCCCTTTGCCGAGGCGCTGGCCGCACGCGGCGTGGCGGTGTTCGTGCACGAGTGGCGCGGCAACGGCAGCAGCAGCCTGCGCGCCAGTCGCAGCGTGGACTGGGGCTATCGCGAAGTCCTGCTCGACGATCTGCCGCTCAGCGAAGCGGCCGCGGCGGCCGCGCTGCCGGGAGTGCCGCGCGCGATCGGCGGCCACAGCCTCGGCGGGCAACTGGCCTGCGTGCGCCTGGGTTTGATGGCCTTGCACGGTCAGGCCGTTCCGCAGGCCTTGTGGCTGGTCGCCAGCGGCGCGCCGTACTGGCGCGCGTGGCCGATGCCGCGCAAGATCGGCCTGTCCTGGGTGTACCGGTTTCTGCCCTGGCTGGCCCGGGTCAACGGCGTTTTGCCGGGCCGCCGGGTCGGCTTCGGCGGCAACGAGGCGCGCAGCCTGATCCGCGACTGGGCCCGCACCGGGCTCAGCGGCCGCTACGCCGCCCGCGGCGTCGGCGAAGACCTGGAAGCCGGCATGGCCCAGGTCGCGATCCAGGCCCGCAGCGTGCGCCTGACCGACGACTGGCTGGTGCCGCGCGCCTCGCAGGATTTCCTGTTGTCGAAATTGCCGCTGGCGCAAATCGCATCGACCGACATGGACGCAGCCGCCTTGGGCGCGCGCGCCGATCACTTCGCCTGGATGAAACAGCCCGAGGCGGTGGTCGCCGCCTTGCTGCGCGACGATCCACTGTAG
- a CDS encoding TorF family putative porin has product MPSSHHPFRRREAAAPLLLAACAGLGLLALGANAHAAESPAVSLSGSAALTSDYVWRGSSQTQGDPAVQAGFKIAHSSGVYASVWGSNVEFAPDTHASSEFDFTVGWAGKVADHWGLDVNVLHYRYPSTTVDLNWTELNGTVTWRDNYWLSLAYSNQALGSKERGLYSQVGTRFPVNDAVRFEAAVGHYFLDDVYDRSYSHGQLSAIWAVKTASNANLELRLTAHATDRNAERIFGDSLAGSRIEAAVQATF; this is encoded by the coding sequence ATGCCGTCCTCGCATCACCCGTTCCGCCGCCGCGAAGCCGCCGCGCCGTTGCTGCTGGCCGCCTGCGCCGGCCTCGGCTTGCTCGCCCTGGGCGCGAACGCCCACGCCGCAGAATCCCCGGCCGTCAGCCTCAGCGGCTCGGCCGCGCTGACCAGCGACTATGTCTGGCGCGGCAGCTCGCAGACCCAGGGCGACCCGGCCGTGCAGGCTGGCTTCAAGATCGCCCACAGCAGCGGCGTCTATGCCTCGGTGTGGGGCTCCAACGTCGAGTTCGCGCCGGACACCCATGCCAGCAGCGAGTTCGATTTCACCGTCGGCTGGGCCGGCAAGGTCGCCGACCACTGGGGCCTGGACGTGAACGTCCTGCACTACCGTTATCCGTCGACCACGGTCGATCTGAACTGGACCGAGCTCAACGGCACGGTCACCTGGCGCGACAACTACTGGCTGTCGCTGGCCTATTCCAACCAAGCCCTGGGCAGCAAGGAACGCGGCCTGTACTCGCAGGTCGGCACGCGCTTCCCGGTCAACGATGCGGTGCGCTTCGAAGCGGCGGTCGGCCACTACTTCCTCGACGACGTCTACGACCGCAGCTACAGCCATGGTCAGCTCAGCGCGATCTGGGCGGTGAAGACGGCGTCCAACGCGAACCTCGAACTGCGCCTGACCGCCCACGCCACCGACCGCAACGCCGAACGGATCTTCGGCGATTCCCTGGCCGGCTCGCGCATCGAAGCGGCGGTCCAGGCGACCTTCTGA
- a CDS encoding potassium-transporting ATPase subunit F: MPGWLSMLCAISVLVAGAYLLYVVLRPEDF, translated from the coding sequence ATGCCCGGTTGGCTCTCGATGCTGTGCGCGATCTCGGTCCTGGTGGCCGGCGCCTATCTGCTCTACGTCGTGCTGCGCCCCGAGGACTTCTGA
- the kdpA gene encoding potassium-transporting ATPase subunit KdpA encodes MIEIFLVFALAVGLGWPLGLYLARVMRGDRSRLDVLFAPIERAIYRAVGTDPARGMSWRGYALAFALSNAVLAVLVWALFMTQAWLPLNPDGVPNLRWDTALHTMVSFLTNTNQQHYSGQAQLSYLSQMVGIVGLQVVTPMMGLAIVVATLRGLFGGRQALADPGAATREGETRDLGNYWVDVTRATLRFMIPLCLLWAALLTWQGVPSTLQGGATVSPLDQSAELKQQKIPVGPVAPMVAAKQLGTNGGGWYGPNSTVALENPTPLSNLLEVLALILIPVAVTFMVGPFTGRRKLTALVFGSMLLMSVVSTGLSVGSEAYSSTSADAALMEGKETRFGADGSALWSALTTQSSNGSVNAMHDSLAPLTGGVAMVNMLINAIWGGIGCGLQQFLVYLLLSVFLAGLMTGRTPELFGRKIEAPEVRLLALLILLQPMVVLGFSAVALAFPAITGNSNPGFHGISQVFYEYTSAFANNGSGFEGLGDATYWWNLSCSAVLALGRYPALIVPLAVAGLLARKRVAPESTGTLHAETPTFALTLIAVIVILTVLQFMPALVLGPIADHLTLASKAL; translated from the coding sequence ATGATCGAAATCTTTCTCGTATTCGCGCTAGCCGTCGGCCTGGGTTGGCCGTTAGGCCTGTACCTGGCGCGCGTCATGCGCGGCGACCGCTCGCGCCTGGACGTCCTGTTCGCGCCGATCGAACGCGCGATCTACCGCGCCGTCGGCACCGACCCGGCGCGCGGCATGAGCTGGCGCGGCTACGCGTTGGCGTTCGCTCTCAGCAATGCGGTGCTCGCCGTGTTGGTATGGGCGTTGTTCATGACCCAGGCCTGGCTGCCGCTCAACCCCGACGGCGTGCCCAACCTGCGTTGGGACACCGCGCTGCACACCATGGTGTCCTTCCTCACCAATACCAACCAGCAGCACTACTCGGGCCAGGCCCAGCTGAGCTATCTGTCGCAGATGGTCGGCATCGTCGGCCTGCAAGTCGTCACTCCGATGATGGGCCTGGCGATCGTGGTCGCCACCCTGCGCGGCCTGTTCGGCGGCCGTCAGGCCCTGGCCGACCCTGGCGCGGCGACGCGCGAGGGCGAGACCCGCGACCTCGGCAACTACTGGGTCGACGTCACCCGCGCCACCCTGCGCTTCATGATTCCGCTGTGCCTGCTGTGGGCGGCCTTGCTGACCTGGCAAGGCGTGCCGTCGACGCTGCAGGGCGGTGCGACGGTTTCGCCGCTCGACCAGAGCGCGGAGCTGAAGCAACAGAAGATTCCCGTGGGCCCGGTCGCGCCTATGGTCGCGGCCAAGCAACTGGGCACCAACGGCGGCGGCTGGTACGGCCCCAACAGCACCGTCGCGCTGGAGAACCCGACCCCGCTGTCGAACCTGCTGGAGGTGCTGGCGCTGATCCTGATCCCGGTCGCGGTGACCTTCATGGTCGGTCCGTTCACCGGCCGGCGCAAACTCACCGCGCTGGTGTTCGGCAGCATGCTGCTGATGTCGGTGGTGTCGACCGGCCTGTCGGTAGGGTCGGAGGCGTATTCCTCGACCAGCGCCGACGCGGCGCTGATGGAAGGCAAGGAAACCCGCTTCGGCGCCGATGGCTCGGCCTTGTGGTCGGCGCTGACCACGCAGAGCAGCAACGGCTCGGTCAACGCGATGCACGACTCGCTGGCGCCGCTGACCGGCGGCGTGGCGATGGTCAACATGCTGATCAACGCCATCTGGGGCGGCATCGGCTGCGGCCTGCAGCAGTTCCTGGTCTATCTGCTGCTGTCGGTGTTCCTGGCCGGACTGATGACCGGGCGTACGCCGGAGTTGTTCGGACGCAAGATCGAAGCGCCGGAAGTGCGCCTGCTGGCGCTGCTGATCCTGTTGCAGCCGATGGTGGTGCTGGGCTTCAGCGCCGTCGCCCTGGCCTTCCCCGCGATCACCGGCAATTCCAATCCGGGCTTCCACGGCATCAGCCAGGTCTTCTACGAGTACACCTCGGCCTTCGCCAACAACGGTTCGGGCTTCGAAGGTCTCGGCGACGCGACGTACTGGTGGAATCTCAGCTGCTCGGCCGTCCTGGCATTGGGCCGATACCCGGCGCTGATCGTGCCGCTCGCGGTCGCCGGCCTGTTGGCGCGCAAGCGCGTGGCGCCGGAAAGCACCGGCACCCTGCACGCGGAGACGCCGACTTTCGCCCTGACCCTGATCGCGGTGATCGTGATCTTGACCGTCCTGCAATTCATGCCCGCGTTGGTGCTCGGCCCGATCGCCGATCACCTGACCCTGGCGAGCAAGGCTCTGTGA
- the kdpB gene encoding potassium-transporting ATPase subunit KdpB, with amino-acid sequence MNEQVHLGAQRRQSAVAGLDAAGLRAAMLESFVKLSPQHAIRSPIMAVVLLGTVLSALITIFVPGHLVFGAAVTAILFVTVLFANFAEAVAEARGRGQAASLRAARRDLVARKLDTVGRNESRVAASTLKPGDRVIVSAGELIPADGEIVRGLATINESAVTGESAPVLREAGTDRSGVIGGTKVLSDEIVIEVSAEPGHSFLDRMIALVEGANRQKTPNEIALTMLLAAMTLTFLIVVATLPLFAGFVGAKLDPLLLIALLVCLIPTTIGGLLPAIGIAGMNRALSANVLAKSGKAVEVAGDVDVLLLDKTGTITHGDRQATAFHPLAGIERSQLRDAALLASLADPTPEGKSIVRLAREQHSAVPEPERADYLQFTAQTRMSGVDLPQDYEGGARSIRKGAGDAIGNHVRSLGGEVTPELAARIEQVARGGATPLVVAEGRYVLGVVELSDVVKHGVKERFARLRAMGVRTVMITGDNPLTAAAIAAEAGVDDYIAEARPEDKLARIRAEQAGGRLVAMVGDGTNDAPALAQADVGLAMNSGTQAAKEAGNMVDLDSDPAKLLAVVEVGKQQLITRGALTTFSLANDVSKYFAILPALFAAAIPQMAALNVMQLSSPTNAVLAALIFNAVIIPALIPLALAGVRFKPATAVALLRRNMLVYGLGGVLLPFVAIKLIDMALAAVVRF; translated from the coding sequence ATGAACGAACAAGTCCATCTCGGAGCACAGCGCCGCCAGAGTGCGGTCGCCGGTCTAGACGCCGCCGGCCTGCGCGCAGCGATGCTCGAATCCTTCGTCAAACTCTCCCCGCAACATGCGATCCGCAGTCCGATCATGGCGGTGGTGCTGCTCGGCACCGTGCTGTCGGCGCTGATCACGATCTTCGTCCCGGGCCACCTCGTCTTCGGCGCCGCGGTCACCGCGATCCTGTTCGTGACCGTGCTGTTCGCCAACTTCGCCGAAGCCGTCGCCGAAGCGCGCGGCCGCGGCCAGGCCGCTTCGCTGCGTGCGGCGCGGCGCGACCTGGTCGCGCGCAAGCTCGACACCGTCGGCCGCAACGAAAGCCGGGTGGCGGCGTCGACGCTCAAGCCCGGCGACCGGGTGATCGTCTCGGCCGGCGAGCTGATCCCGGCCGACGGCGAGATCGTGAGGGGCCTGGCTACGATCAACGAATCGGCGGTCACCGGCGAGTCCGCGCCGGTGCTGCGCGAGGCGGGCACCGACCGTTCCGGCGTCATCGGCGGCACCAAGGTGCTGTCCGACGAGATCGTGATCGAGGTCAGCGCCGAGCCCGGCCACAGCTTCCTCGACCGCATGATCGCCCTGGTCGAGGGCGCCAACCGGCAGAAGACCCCGAACGAAATCGCTCTGACCATGCTGCTGGCGGCGATGACCCTGACCTTCCTGATCGTGGTCGCGACCCTGCCGCTGTTCGCCGGCTTCGTCGGCGCCAAGCTCGACCCGCTGCTGCTGATCGCGCTGCTGGTGTGCCTGATTCCGACCACCATCGGCGGCCTGCTGCCGGCGATCGGCATCGCCGGCATGAACCGCGCGCTGTCGGCCAACGTGCTGGCGAAGTCCGGCAAAGCGGTGGAAGTGGCCGGCGACGTCGACGTGCTGCTGCTCGACAAGACCGGCACCATCACCCACGGCGACCGCCAGGCCACCGCCTTCCATCCGCTGGCCGGCATCGAGCGTTCGCAGTTGCGCGACGCCGCCCTGCTGGCCTCGCTCGCCGACCCGACCCCGGAAGGCAAGTCGATCGTGCGCCTGGCGCGCGAGCAACACAGCGCGGTGCCAGAACCCGAGCGCGCCGACTACCTCCAGTTCACCGCGCAGACCCGCATGTCCGGCGTCGACCTGCCGCAGGACTACGAGGGCGGCGCACGCTCGATCCGCAAGGGCGCAGGCGATGCGATCGGCAACCATGTGCGCTCGCTCGGCGGCGAAGTCACCCCCGAACTGGCGGCGCGCATCGAGCAGGTCGCGCGCGGCGGCGCCACCCCGCTGGTGGTCGCCGAGGGCCGCTACGTGCTCGGCGTGGTCGAGCTGTCGGACGTGGTCAAGCACGGGGTCAAGGAGCGCTTCGCCCGGCTGCGGGCGATGGGCGTGCGCACGGTGATGATCACCGGCGACAACCCGCTCACCGCCGCGGCGATCGCCGCCGAAGCCGGCGTCGACGACTACATCGCCGAAGCCCGGCCCGAGGACAAGCTGGCGCGGATCCGCGCCGAGCAGGCCGGCGGCCGGCTGGTGGCGATGGTCGGCGACGGCACCAACGACGCCCCGGCGCTGGCCCAGGCCGACGTCGGCCTGGCGATGAACTCCGGCACCCAGGCCGCCAAGGAAGCCGGCAACATGGTCGACCTGGATTCGGACCCGGCCAAGTTGCTGGCGGTGGTCGAGGTCGGCAAGCAGCAGTTGATCACCCGCGGTGCGCTGACCACGTTCTCGCTGGCCAACGACGTGTCCAAGTACTTCGCCATCCTGCCGGCGCTGTTCGCCGCCGCCATCCCGCAAATGGCCGCGCTCAACGTCATGCAGCTGTCCAGCCCGACCAACGCGGTGCTGGCGGCGCTGATCTTCAACGCCGTCATCATCCCGGCGCTGATCCCGTTGGCCCTGGCCGGGGTGCGCTTCAAGCCGGCGACCGCAGTGGCCCTTCTGCGCCGGAACATGCTGGTCTACGGCCTCGGCGGCGTGTTGTTGCCGTTCGTGGCGATCAAGCTCATCGACATGGCGCTGGCCGCGGTCGTCCGGTTCTGA